TACGCACGATTGTGCGTGTGTATATTCACATGCGCCGGCCGCTTCACATCCCTGCAGCTTCGCCTTCAAGATGCAAAATATCgattacgaaaaaatgaagaaactgaaaaggggagaagtttATTCCACATAGGGAGAGAGGACCGGACCCTCTTTGCAGGAGATGTAACTCTGTTCCCATTTGTTTCACCATCAGCATGtctgcgtaattttttttttttttttttttcgtccatttTATTGCTGCGGGATGGCTACTTTTCTTTGGTTGGTGTGCACTTCTAGCTGCGAAATGAGATGCcaatggaacaaaaaaaaaaaaaaaaaaaaacgtctaTAAATACGCACAATGGTGTTATGCCTCTAATGTGTAACGGAAAAGGGGGGGCACGGAACATGAACCACATAGCGTGAAGCACATTTCTGCGAAGCACATTTCTGCGAAGCACATTTCCGTGAAGACCATCTGCGCACAGGGTCCATCCCTTCTTACGTCGCTAAAGAGCTTCTTCAGTTTCTCCTCCGAGTTGCTGATGACCTTCTTCCTGCTTTCGCTGTAGGGGGAGGGTTAGGCAGCATTTGTTTGGCTACTCAGTCTTCAATTTGAGCAGCGATTTGAGCAGCCATTTGAGCGGCGATTTGAGCGGCGATTCGTTTTGCTCATCGCTCTGCACTCCACCCTGCATACATATACGGGTGGAAACAACTCAGCGTGCGGAGATGCCTCCAATCGTGCTTACATCTCCCCTGTGATGTAGTGAATCCTCCGAGTGATGGTGTCGTAGCATTTATTCTTTTCCTCACGAACTAAAATCAAACCTACTAGCTTGTGCAAAACGGCATCGTCCTCCAAGTTTTTAACCTCCTGCGAGGATGCACGGAAAAGGAAGGTCCGCATGTGTTCCTGTTCGAGGGTAGCAACTCACCATACCTCCGCAACTATGTGGGCAGATGGGCAGACGGACGGGCAGAGGGGCAGACGGACGGACGGGCCCTACCTCCAGGagaatttcattttccacCTTCTGCGTGATCAGTTCCTCCAGCTGGGCGTTCAGCTTCTCGCAGCCTtaaagagggagaaaaaaggggaaaaaaaagggaaaaaaaggaaaaagcatGGTAAAAGAGTGTCAAAGGAGTGGCAAAGGAGTGACAAAAGAACCCCCCGTTTTTCACTCTCTTCCTCGTGACTGCAATCTGCGTCGCACTCCGGACGTACTCGTCTTCAAGGTATTTATCTCCTTAACTATTTTGGTCACTTTATCTTGCGACATggtgtgtgtatgtgctgCTGCTTTGTTTGTTGCGGGAGGGAAGGTACTACacgtgcctttttttttttttttggctacaGCGACTGTCCTTAGCGAGACACTTCCTCCCAGTGCACAGATgagaaacttttttttcaacccaCTGAGTTGCTCAATCTGCTGCGCCTAATTAGGCATAAACCCCAGCAAGGCACATGTGAGAAAGCTgtgggggaaaggaaaaaaaaaaaaaaaaaaaaaaaaaaaacagcttgTTGAGAAGGCTTCGGTCAGTTGGGCCGTCCCAAAACTGTTGGTCTCTACGCCGGTGGGCGGGAAAGGggactttttaaaaattgcaaaaaagggggaaagttgaatttgccaaaatggggggaagttgcaaaaaagagggagaagttaccaaaaagggagaagttACCAAAATGCGGGGAAGtcaccaaaatggggaaaactTACCAAAGTGGGGAGAGGTCCCAAAAATCtacacaaaattgcaaaaaatgtagcgccttttttttttctttttcgcggTTAAAAAAACGGGGCacccccaaatggggggagcacaaaaaaaaaaaatggcaaagtgTGGTGCCCATTTCTGCTTTAGTGCAAAATGAgccactttaaaaaaaggcaataCGCTGGAAATGGGGCGTTGCTAATGAATGAACCAGCCACGCACGCGCGAGGGGGGGGCACCAACGCAAATGGGTCGTAGAATAATGAGCGCATAGGGTGTGGCGATGAGGTTTCACTTTCTCTCTATTGGGCGTGCAAGAGTGATGACCCCATGACTGGCTCTGCCAACGCCTATTTTGGTTTCCACCAGCGGAGGCATACACCTCCTCTACCTTCACCGTCGCCTTTACTGTAATCTTCATCGTCACGCCTCTCTCTTCTCCCGTTGCCTTCTCCGTCACCGTCACCGTCACCGTCACCGTCACCTTCTCCTGCCGCCCTCCTTCACCGTCACGCCCATGGCCGGCCCAGGCAGATATCCACGTAGTAGGGAAAAACGAAGCACTCATTGGTGAggacgaattttttttcttttttttttgatcaaaCCAATGGTTGCGTTAATATCCATGTGAATTTGGGACGACACGTGCTGCTTCAAGTGTGTGCAATTCATGTAGTTAAAATTACTCAATAggacgtgaaaaaaatgtaaatttgtCCGTTTTAGTTGGGCGAGCATGTTGTGCAAATGTAGGTATGTGTATATCACACAGAGGAGGTGGGCATTCTGCACGGACAACAGTTGCAGCGCCCGCCTGCCTTTGTTCACGTCGTGGGGGACGACTTTTGTCGAGCCCATTTCTGTCGAGCCCCCTTCTGTCGAGCCCCCTTCTGTCGAGCCCCCTTCTGTCGAGCCCCTTTCTGTCGATTCGCTTTCCGTCGATCTCCCTTCTGGGCCATCCCACAGCTGCAGGAGCAGACTATCAAACAAAGCACCGTAGTAAGTGAGATCCCCTTGGCCatttaaaatgagagaaaACAGCAAACTTATTATCGTCTTAACCGTTATGTTATCCgcaatgggaaaaaaaattttttttttttggggaaaaatattttgcaaggAACAGCTTGtccaagaaaaaaacatctgCATATTTATtctcgtaaaaaaaatttaatttggaCAGGATAATATAAATTGTGGCGATGCTAAATTTGGTATAATTACCCAACCGTTTTTTGTCCTTTGTCACGATCGTTCGTACCAACTCGGAGACACACATTTGATTATCTTCATTTATATTACTTTCTTCATCCGTCACATAAATTTCAAACCTTTTTGTTGTGGGTATGGCGAGATAGTTACTCACTGCAGAGATGAACATACAGACTTCCTTTTCGTTATACGTTgtgaatattttccttttaactTCGCACAGGAGGACACGAAGCAATTCGTTGTTGCAGTAATTGTAGCAGCTGAGTGTGTGCAAAAGGATTAACTCGTACTTATTGTGCAGGTCGAATATAGAAGCGTAGTCATCCGTTCGTGCTCGGGGAGAAGCAGGGGAGCAAGAGCCGCTCCTCCGTGGTGTACGTTCTTCTGCTATGTACTCACATGGTGGATCCCCTTCGTATTCGACCGACTTGTTTGTTTTACTCCTCTTTTTGGTACCCCTCGAGGGTAAAGCGTCAATGCCCCCCCCTCTGTTGATAACATCTCCACAATTGGAGGaggcctccccccctcgaCATGTCTCCAAAACTCGCTGAGCAATGTGACTTATCAAACTCGCCACTCTGCACTTCTCATAACCATACCGATGCATGGAATGCAAGACAATGACCATTTGGCTTAAGGAGAAATTCTTGTATCTGTTGACAACGTACAGGTGGAAGACGTCACTGATTAGACGACGAGCTTCCCTGACGTAGCGCTGGGCATGGTTCCCATGAGGTGTCACCTTGTGTAGGCTATTCAAAATAATACAAACGCTCTTCGAATTGAGAGAGTAAAACAAGGTGTTCTTTTCACCCTTGCTGAGCCGCTGTATTACCAACTGATTTATTTCTGGTTTCCAAATGGAACACTTCGCCGTTACATCTAACAATAAGGTGACGTCCTGTTCATTCATGAGATGCACGTATCGTTGGAAGAACCCCACAAAGGTAGAGATAAGCTTGCGTAAGTGTGCTCTCTTCCGTTCCTCCCTTACATAGGTGAGGGTGTTCACTAGCCCCTTAAGGATTAGGATGTAGCTTTGGCTGTTGTATATGTCTTCGCGGTACAGCCGCTCAACGGAGTGGCTTACGGTTATTGCTTCGCGGTACAGCCGCTCACCGGGGGGCAGCTCACCAGGTGGAGGCTCACCATGTGGAAGCTCACCAGGCGGAAGCTCACTCTCACTCAGCATCGCTCCGCCTGGGGCCATCTCCCCCTGCAGCTTTGCAggcaccccctttttgctttgACTTCTTTTGTAAAACTCGTATGATAGCAACTTAAGCGAATCCAATTTGTCGCGTCTCCACGTGAACGTGGTGCTGTACAATCTCTTCTCCCTCCCACGGAGTACCCACCGCGCTgttcttatcatttttgcttaCTTAAACTgtcacccctcccccccatgtGGCTACATGCAACACTCAACAGGTGCACCTCCTTTAAGATAGAACTACGACGTTGTTTTGGAGTCTCCATTTCCTTCGACAAAACTGCTCATCAAACGGGGACACTTAGTTGTTCCTCACCCACACTCTTCGCTCAGCGTCGGCTACCAACGCGTTAAACCTCtactgttcattttgtaaaaaaaaaaaaaaaagaggccttttttccatttgaagAGTGCCgtgatggggaaaaaaaaacatcgaaACGTTGCCGGGGAAGAGAACCTAAATATGCCGCTTTgcatagagaaaaaaaaacggccccccaaaaaaggagcggCACAAACGGGGAGGACATTCATCTAAGTAGTTTTATTCCCCCTAATCGATGAAGAACAGCGAAGGGTTGATACTCTGCATGCAAAGCAAACCTTAACATGGGCTGAGTCAGGAGGAAAATGCCACCCCCGTGGTTTAAACACGCAATGTTCTTCTCACCCACAAAAATAAGTGATGTGGGCGAAGGGAGAGCTATAAGGAAGTTCACCCAAATTGGGAACGCCTCGATCATTAGGAAAGTTGGACTGTTTCCATGCCCCCTTTCTACAGGATATTGTCCTGGTGGGGGGTTGGCAGAGCAGGGGGGAGCAACATGTGCAAACAGGGAAAGcacaaatgtatatataaatatatgcatacaaatatatgcatataaatatatgtgctTATGTATGTGCCCAGGTGTGTGGCTTGGCTTTCTATTGATAAAGTGGCTTGCCGAGGAGGTCTCCttcgttttgcatttccACCTTGTGAACTCCTTTTTGATGCTTTCTAGCGAGATCACTGAATGACCATTTGGGATCCTCCCCCCGGACGTACACACAAAGAATGGTTTCACGTGTTCTACGCGGGGCCAAGTGATACCTCTCCCCTGTCAAGCATGTACCTACCAGGGGGTCAGCACATGTTAGGATGCAGAGATATGTGCGCGGTGTCCCTTCGTATGTTGTGTTCACATCAGTCGGAAAGCCCTTtgcggagggggggaggaatacCTCATAACATTGTAATATCAACATGATAACTTCCCCCTGGTGGGGGGTAACACACAACCCTTCGTGAGTGTTTTAAGCCGATTGGAATGTACGATAATGGCTTGCCGCACGAAGGTTCACCGTGTGACGGTCACAGCTAGTAGGACATGAGAGGATGGGAGGGGAAAGAGCCTATA
The sequence above is drawn from the Plasmodium cynomolgi strain B DNA, chromosome 10, whole genome shotgun sequence genome and encodes:
- a CDS encoding prefoldin subunit 6 (putative), which gives rise to MSQDKVTKIVKEINTLKTSCEKLNAQLEELITQKVENEILLEEVKNLEDDAVLHKLVGLILVREEKNKCYDTITRRIHYITGEIESRKKVISNSEEKLKKLFSDLEVHTNQRKVAIPQQ
- a CDS encoding hypothetical protein (putative); the encoded protein is MIRTARWVLRGREKRLYSTTFTWRRDKLDSLKLLSYEFYKRSQSKKGVPAKLQGEMAPGGAMLSESELPPGELPHGEPPPGELPPGERLYREAITVSHSVERLYREDIYNSQSYILILKGLVNTLTYVREERKRAHLRKLISTFVGFFQRYVHLMNEQDVTLLLDVTAKCSIWKPEINQLVIQRLSKGEKNTLFYSLNSKSVCIILNSLHKVTPHGNHAQRYVREARRLISDVFHLYVVNRYKNFSLSQMVIVLHSMHRYGYEKCRVASLISHIAQRVLETCRGGEASSNCGDVINRGGGIDALPSRGTKKRSKTNKSVEYEGDPPCEYIAEEPRTDDYASIFDLHNKYELILLHTLSCYNYCNNELLRVLLCEVKRKIFTTYNEKEVCMFISAVSNYLAIPTTKRFEIYVTDEESNINEDNQMCVSELVRTIVTKDKKRLGNYTKFSIATIYIILSKLNFFYENKYADVFFLDKLFLAKYFSPKKKNFFSHCG